The following are from one region of the Syntrophorhabdaceae bacterium genome:
- the rph gene encoding ribonuclease PH, whose protein sequence is MRDNGRTNDKIRDIKIEKSFLRYPEGSVLVEMGATKVICGVSVEEKVPQFLKNSGKGWLTAEYSMLPRSTHVRSVREAVTGRVGGRTHEIQRLIGRALRAVVNLDIIGERTIWVDCDVIQADGGTRTASITGGYAALVEALWNMKKRGILEKIPLRDSVAAVSVGIVNGQVVTDLSYEEDSKAEVDMNFVMTGRGLLIEVQGTAEKTPFTKEQFDLMYQYAHKGIGEITRIQKIALGPHFPV, encoded by the coding sequence ATGAGAGATAACGGACGGACAAACGACAAGATACGTGACATAAAGATTGAAAAGAGTTTCTTGCGGTACCCCGAGGGCTCGGTCCTTGTAGAGATGGGGGCTACAAAGGTGATCTGCGGGGTAAGTGTTGAAGAGAAGGTGCCCCAGTTTTTAAAAAATAGCGGTAAAGGCTGGCTTACGGCCGAATATTCAATGCTGCCGCGCTCCACACACGTACGGTCGGTAAGGGAGGCTGTGACAGGGAGGGTCGGCGGAAGGACACACGAGATCCAGAGGCTCATCGGAAGGGCATTGCGGGCTGTCGTGAACCTTGACATTATTGGTGAGAGAACGATCTGGGTCGATTGCGATGTCATTCAGGCTGATGGCGGGACAAGAACGGCGAGCATAACGGGCGGTTATGCAGCCCTTGTCGAGGCGTTGTGGAACATGAAAAAAAGGGGCATACTTGAAAAGATCCCGCTCCGTGACTCCGTTGCTGCCGTTAGTGTTGGCATCGTCAACGGGCAGGTGGTCACAGACCTTTCATATGAAGAGGATTCAAAAGCAGAAGTGGATATGAATTTTGTAATGACCGGCAGAGGGCTCCTCATTGAGGTCCAGGGGACTGCCGAAAAAACACCTTTCACAAAGGAACAGTTTGACCTCATGTATCAGTATGCGCATAAAGGGATCGGAGAGATCACGCGGATCCAGAAGATAGCATTGGGTCCACATTTCCCGGTATGA